One region of Wyeomyia smithii strain HCP4-BCI-WySm-NY-G18 chromosome 3, ASM2978416v1, whole genome shotgun sequence genomic DNA includes:
- the LOC129728437 gene encoding uncharacterized protein LOC129728437 — protein sequence MTSFNVIYSFMDQYEGSHQSNELASRLEKLEPLWEKINEAISEAELVDSEEGAVGERYVKDRVEFQNKFYILKGFLVSKLLDNPEQNAALHTSQVLESTLAPPHPHVKLPLISLPKFSGNVEEWLAFRDLFVSLIHFSTELPDIEKFHYLRSQLEGEALAVIASLPLTQANYTVAWELLVKRFSNSKCLKKKQVQALFDHSSMRKESAAELHKLVEGFEKATKILDQVVQPADYRDLLLIHLLSSRLDDKTRRSWEEHSSTLEEESFKDMMEFLLRRIRVLESLPNKQAVADLPPTMVRKFQPSKIASNGLSQANHYKCISCSTSHPLHTCPVFDRLSVGERERLLRQYFLCRNCFRKGHMARECTSKFSCRRCKERHHTLVCYKSEKGNTEQEANSNCKDTKSESQTTTKRVATALATDGQTVSSNVGRSGSQILLATAVVRVIDDYGHEVFARALLDSGSECNIISTKLSQKLHVKRFKTEMQISGVGQQPAKTREKLVATVRSRVNDYAQCMEFLVLAKLTEDLPTSVVKGGWDIPMGVELADPEFFKTNTIDLLLGGEFFFDFFPMKQRVSLGKEMPMLVESVFGWLVTGRCGWSQVAATTICQLSVVPDTMEQLISKFWECEEGHSPSNYSVEETRCEQYFVETVKREKDGRYTVALPKSYDYLTQLGESRSTALRRLMLLERRLTRDETLREEYHSFMKEYMDRGHMRKIQINPDETTASYYLPHHPVVKETSTTTRVRVVFDASSKTSTGTSLNDVLSNGPTIQDDLRSIILRSRLYPIVLIADVEKMFRQIKMDANDLPLQRILWRFSPEQPIDTYELLTVTYGTKPAPFLATRTLKQLSLDEAVSFPLAAERMAKDVYIDDVITGAKDVQQARIIRTELDDMLMKGGFRLRKWVSNNTEALIGIAEENLALPRGASIDLDGERTVKTLGLVWEPESDKFRFNISYVKIPDTELTKRKVLSCIAKVFYPLGLVGPVVTKAKRFMQQIWQLKDREGIPLGWDDLLPFDFVSHWKIFYQQLPKLDEIRIHRYVSRSDATLFQLHTFCDASEKAYGACIYLRSQNSENQVKVALLSSRSRVAPLERQTIPRLELCGARLATELHRKVIGSLAISCESFFWTDSKTVLQWLAQPPNTWTTFVAHRVSFIQHNTQNCHWNHVPGIQNPSGMDQPG from the coding sequence ATGACGTCATTCAACGTTATCTACAGTTTTATGGATCAGTATGAGGGAAGCCATCAATCTAATGAGCTGGCTTCGCGGTTGGAGAAGTTAGAGCCTCTGTGGGAGAAGATAAACGAAGCTATTTCGGAGGCTGAGCTGGTCGATAGTGAAGAGGGGGCGGTAGGCGAGAGGTATGTAAAGGATCGTGTGGAGTTTCAgaataaattttacattttgaagGGATTCTTGGTTTCTAAACTTCTGGACAACCCTGAACAAAATGCAGCCTTGCATACGTCTCAGGTTTTAGAGTCCACCCTTGCACCCCCACACCCACATGTGAAATTACCGCTGATTAGTCTACCGAAGTTTTCTGGTAATGTGGAGGAGTGGCTAGCATTTAGAGATTTGTTCGTTTCACTTATTCATTTCTCAACGGAGTTGCCAGATATCGAAAAATTTCACTATCTTCGAAGTCAGTTGGAAGGTGAAGCTTTAGCAGTGATTGCTTCATTGCCATTAACACAAGCGAATTATACTGTGGCATGGGAGTTGTTGGTTAAGCGATTTTCAAACAGCAAGTGTTTGAAAAAGAAACAGGTGCAAGCGCTCTTCGATCACTCAAGTATGAGAAAAGAGTCGGCTGCAGAATTACATAAGTTGGTTGAGGGTTTCGAAAAGGCAACCAAAATATTGGACCAGGTTGTCCAACCAGCGGATTACAGAGATCTGCTGTTGATTCATCTGTTAAGTTCACGACTGGACGATAAAACGCGTCGTAGCTGGGAGGAACATTCATCGACGCTGGAGGAGGAGAGCTTTAAGGACATGATGGAATTTTTACTTCGCCGCATTCGAGTGCTAGAATCTTTACCAAACAAACAAGCAGTAGCAGATTTACCACCAACAATGGTTCGGAAGTTTCAGCCATCTAAGATAGCTAGTAACGGGTTATCTCAAGCCAATCATTATAAGTGCATATCCTGTTCAACCTCTCATCCACTTCACACATGTCCGGTTTTCGATAGGTTATCCGTGGGCGAGAGAGAACGTTTATTACGTCAGTATTTTTTATGCAGGAATTGTTTTCGGAAGGGGCATATGGCAAGGGAATGTACATCCAAATTCTCTTGTCGACGATGTAAGGAAAGGCATCATACGCTAGTCTGCTACAAATCAGAAAAAGGAAACACGGAGCAGGAAGCTAACTCTAATTGCAAGGATACGAAGTCGGAGTCACAAACAACAACCAAACGCGTAGCTACGGCCTTAGCTACGGATGGTCAAACCGTGAGCAGTAACGTTGGCAGGTCAGGTTCCCAAATACTTTTAGCTACTGCGGTAGTACGAGTAATTGATGATTATGGTCATGAGGTTTTCGCTAGAGCACTGCTAGATTCGGGTTCTGAGTGCAATATTATCTCTACTAAACTTTCACAAAAATTACACGTGAAGAGATTCAAGACGGAAATGCAAATATCTGGTGTTGGCCAGCAGCCGGCAAAAACACGTGAGAAACTTGTGGCAACAGTGAGGTCCAGGGTTAACGATTACGCCCAGTGTATGGAATTTCTGGTCTTGGCGAAACTAACAGAGGATTTGCCAACGTCTGTTGTTAAAGGTGGATGGGATATACCGATGGGAGTTGAGTTGGCGGATCCCGAATTTTTTAAAACGAATACCATCGATTTGTTACTTGGTGGTGAATTTTTCTTTGACTTTTTCCCAATGAAGCAAAGAGTATCCCTAGGAAAGGAAATGCCCATGCTCGTGGAATCCGTTTTTGgttggttggttaccggacgtTGTGGTTGGAGCCAGGTGGCAGCCACGACTATTTGTCAGCTTTCAGTTGTTCCGGACACAATGGAGCAGCTGATAAGCAAGTTCTGGGAATGCGAAGAAGGTCATTCACCCTCAAACTATTCGGTGGAAGAGACACGATGCGAGCAGTATTTTGTGGAGACAGTCAAGAGAGAAAAGGATGGTCGTTACACGGTTGCGTTGCCAAAATCCTACGATTATTTGACTCAACTTGGCGAGTCTAGATCAACAGCTCTTAGACGTTTGATGCTACTGGAAAGGAGACTTACGCGAGATGAAACACTGAGAGAGGAATACCATTCTTTTATGAAGGAGTACATGGATCGAGGACACATGAGGAAAATACAGATCAACCCTGATGAAACTACTGCGAGCTATTATCTCCCTCACCATCCCGTTGTGAAGGAAACGAGCACTACAACCCGCGTTAGAGTGGTCTTTGACGCATCCAGTAAGACGTCCACCGGTACATCTTTAAACGATGTTTTATCAAACGGCCCCACCATACAGGATGACCTCCGCTCGATTATTTTGCGAAGTCGACTGTATCCCATTGTTTTAATAGCGGACGTCGAGAAGATGTTTCGGCAGATTAAGATGGATGCTAATGATTTACCGTTACAACGGATCCTTTGGCGATTTTCTCCGGAACAACCAATAGATACATACGAGCTTCTTACCGTTACCTATGGCACAAAACCTGCGCCATTCTTGGCCACTCGTACTTTGAAGCAGTTATCACTGGATGAAGCTGTTAGTTTTCCACTTGCAGCTGAGAGAATGGCCAAGGACGTTTATATAGATGACGTTATAACTGGCGCGAAAGATGTACAACAGGCAAGGATTATTCGAACCGAGCTGGACGACATGTTGATGAAAGGAGGTTTTCGCTTACGTAAATGGGTCTCTAACAACACCGAGGCGCTTATTGGAATCGCCGAGGAAAACTTGGCACTGCCTAGGGGAGCAAGTATCGACCTCGATGGAGAACGCACGGTGAAAACTCTTGGGCTAGTGTGGGAACCAGAATCGGACAAATTCAGGTTCAATATTTCCTACGTGAAAATACCGGATACGGAATTAACTAAACGGAAAGTCTTGTCATGCATTGCGAAGGTGTTTTACCCCTTAGGATTGGTCGGCCCAGTAGTTACGAAAGCCAAACGGTTTATGCAGCAAATCTGGCAACTGAAGGATAGAGAAGGCATTCCTCTAGGTTGGGACGATCTATTGCCTTTTGACTTTGTATCCCAttggaaaatattttatcaaCAATTACCTAAACTGGATGAGATTCGCATTCACCGATATGTATCTCGTTCGGATGCAACATTGTTCCAGTTGCACACCTTTTGCGATGCCTCGGAGAAGGCTTACGGAGCCTGTATATATTTGCGGTCTCAGAATAGTGAAAACCAGGTCAAAGTAGCTCTTCTTTCGTCTAGATCTCGAGTCGCACCACTGGAACGCCAAACAATTCCCCGGTTAGAACTATGCGGAGCACGCCTAGCAACAGAATTGCATCGAAAGGTTATCGGATCGCTAGCTATCAGCTGTGAATCATTTTTTTGGACGGATTCGAAAACGGTGCTGCAGTGGTTAGCCCAGCCACCAAATACATGGACGACATTCGTTGCACATAGAGTTTCCTTTATTCAGCATAACACCCAAAACTGCCATTGGAACCACGTACCAGGAATACAAAATCCATCTGGCATGGACCAACCTGGTTAG
- the LOC129732590 gene encoding protein PAT1 homolog 1-like codes for MDSFFGFDSSMPATDEGDDTSRSTRNHSGRNHNSEDEYDALNDETFGDPDKGDWENIHETLVRLEQGDELLHHNEIDIESKVQFDDDELELHWSKFEFYDDEESISSAADLSLDDDISTKLRLDPSIWSSPVKKSASMQQQNNYDLSSVIPSVSCELARTKSIKDDAFEVHCQLPQLPVKMLSVEDVERNIIQQQQKQQLKDREKQKKFQQRNKDIKKSINVLPSVKLPLQPVVPPAQLLAARNQLFPPPPLMNHQSRLPIGYLPYSFLPAHYTTPINNLALHPGIPPIANQLGFFPHQRFPLSIQPPPIQQNMQNNQFNERLVQEIKQNHPMLLFNRHNHLQNNHQNFHKQQQRYRGPDFDEYANLMSNREKQWLVGIQLTQLNSETPYINDYYFTVYKERLASLKGNVESKTYKDNKLNHPFTQPKGHAQLLLMSSLARNCIRERRSSESKNNNEQKDQGRTYTPLQFENSLGKLQCGSVTAPRKIIDMDVVGNESPVNASLELSMQRKSRHVLLHIETVFKLVLKMEDMRNPTAIEAALLAKDKREKEMQQMETESSLSSHPDSETFVELMAALINAIPQDRITQMLAVRKGKSLLRRVFVLLREHSCRWNVWALVFSSIPFLTKKDRDDCEGVLFALYTEFERHIQYSKPLELLYLAEIIATEKILLHLTGCKFLLSSIITIIFQMETFFARNSAAGLTPSEQDKWIRRLEIITAMITKLLGSTAAAIAPQHVIKIDPNNSIILTIRTHLERFPQRVNGEDFLSFITSDSTEREN; via the coding sequence ATGGACTCCTTTTTTGGTTTTGACTCTAGTATGCCTGCTACCGATGAAGGCGATGATACTTCTCGGAGTACGAGGAATCACAGTGGACGAAATCACAATTCTGAAGACGAATATGATGCCTTGAATGATGAAACCTTTGGGGATCCAGATAAAGGGGATTGGGAAAATATACACGAAACATTAGTTCGACTGGAACAAGGTGATGAATTGTTGCATCATAATGAGATTGACATTGAAAGCAAGGTACAGTTCGACGACGATGAGTTGGAATTGCATTGGAGTAAGTTTGAATTTTACGATGATGAGGAGAGTATCAGCAGTGCAGCGGACCTGAGCTTAGATGACGATATAAGCACAAAGCTGCGGCTCGATCCAAGCATCTGGAGCAGCCCCGTGAAGAAATCAGCATCGATGCAACAGCAAAATAATTATGACCTGTCTAGTGTCATTCCAAGTGTTTCTTGCGAATTAGCAAGAACAAAATCGATTAAAGACGACGCATTTGAAGTACATTGTCAGCTGCCGCAATTACCGGTTAAAATGCTTTCGGTCGAAGATGTAGAAAGAAACATAATTCAAcagcaacaaaaacaacaattaAAAGATcgcgagaaacaaaaaaaatttcaacagagAAACAAAGACATCAAGAAATCCATTAATGTTTTGCCATCGGTAAAGTTGCCTTTACAACCAGTGGTGCCTCCTGCACAGTTGCTTGCTGCCCGGAATCAATTGTTTCCTCCACCACCACTGATGAATCACCAATCCCGGCTGCCAATCGGTTATTTACCGTACAGTTTTCTACCTGCTCATTACACCACCCCAATAAACAATTTAGCATTGCATCCAGGCATTCCACCAATAGCAAATCAGTTGGGCTTTTTTCCCCATCAACGTTTTCCTCTCTCCATTCAGCCGCCGCCTATTCAACAGAATATGCAAAATAATCAATTCAACGAACGCCTGGTACAGGAGATAAAACAAAATCATCCTATGCTTTTGTTCAATCGCCATAACCATCTGCAAAACAACCACCAAAACTTTCATAAACAGCAGCAAAGATACAGAGGACCTGATTTTGATGAGTATGCCAACCTAATGTCGAATCGCGAAAAACAGTGGCTCGTGGGAATTCAATTAACGCAACTCAACTCGGAAACACCATATATTAACGATTATTACTTCACTGTGTACAAAGAGAGATTGGCTTCTTTGAAAGGAAACGTCGAGAGCAAAACATACAAGGATAACAAGTTGAATCATCCGTTCACGCAACCAAAAGGACACGCGCAGCTATTACTGATGTCATCGCTTGCGAGAAATTGTATCCGAGAACGCAGAAGCTCCGAGTCCAAGAATAATAATGAGCAAAAAGATCAGGGTAGAACATACACGCCATTGCAGTTCGAAAATTCTCTCGGTAAACTGCAGTGCGGTAGTGTGACTGCTCCTAGGAAGATAATAGATATGGACGTAGTCGGAAATGAATCCCCGGTTAATGCTAGCTTGGAGTTATCAATGCAGAGAAAGTCACGACATGTGCTGCTTCATATCGAAACGGTGTTCAAGCTGGTTTTGAAAATGGAAGACATGCGAAATCCTACGGCAATAGAAGCTGCATTATTGGCAAAGGACAAGCGCGAAAAAGAAATGCAACAAATGGAAACTGAATCGTCGCTCTCATCCCACCCAGATTCTGAAACTTTTGTTGAATTAATGGCTGCGCTGATTAATGCCATACCCCAGGACAGGATAACGCAAATGCTTGCTGTGCGAAAGGGAAAATCTTTGCTGCGACGTGTTTTTGTTCTACTAAGAGAACATTCTTGTCGATGGAATGTGTGGGCTCTTGTCTTTTCGTCAATACCTTTTCTCACCAAAAAAGACCGAGATGATTGTGAAGGAGTTCTCTTTGCGCTGTACACGGAATTCGAACGACATATACAGTACAGCAAACCATTGGAGCTTCTCTACCTAGCCGAAATTATAGCTACGGAAAAGATACTGCTGCATCTCACCGGTTGTAAATTTCTTCTCTCGTCGATTATAACTATTATATTTCAAATGGAAACGTTTTTTGCACGAAATTCAGCTGCAGGTCTCACGCCCAGTGAACAAGATAAGTGGATTCGACGACTGGAAATAATAACCGCTATGATAACAAAGTTGCTCGGATCAACAGCGGCAGCAATCGCTCCCCAGCATGTTATTAAAATTGATCCCAACAACAGCATCATTCTTACTATCCGAACGCACTTGGAACGGTTTCCACAGCGAGTAAATGGAGAGGATTTTCTTTCTTTCATCACATCTGACTCAACCGAGCGAGAGAATTAA
- the LOC129731678 gene encoding syntenin-1-like, with translation MSLYPSLEDMQADKLLQSQNAAIANAAEAQRQRHQASGYQDAPSPYSMNPYPQLNALEPAFPVTVNEKEAAKKTDEFFYPDLADYMGLELSREMIAANMPEYLNRDWRVTRYQAEVSPVASVNNAQMVAPISAGSVGLQRGQVTNGIRELILCKDANKKVGLRAQAINKGVFVALVVKNSPAALAGLRFGDQILQINGTVVAGFSDDDVHKLLKKSASNNISLVVRDRPFERAITLHKDSAGNVGFQFNNGAITAIVKDSSAARNGLLIDHQILEINGQNVIELKDKEISQLISTGGQIITITIIPTIIYNIMMKKLPTSFIKGKMDHSVPDF, from the exons ATGTCCCTCTACCCATCGCTCGAAGACATGCAAGCGGACAAACTGCTGCAGTCCCAGAATGCTGCTATCGCGAACGCTGCGGAAGCTCAACGTCAGCGCCACCAAGCGTCTGGATACCAGGATGCCCCATCACCATATTCGATGAATCCTTATCCGCAACTGAATGCTTTGGAACCGGCCTTTCCGGTTACCGTAAATGAAAAAGAAGCTGCCAAGAAGACTGACGAGTTCTTCTACCCTGATCTGGCGGATTACATGGGATTGGAGTTGAGTCGTGAAATGATTGCCGCCAATATGCCGGAATATTTGAACCGTGACTGGCGCGTCACACGCTACCAAGCTGAAGTATCTCCCGTAGCTAGCGTTAACAATGCACAAATGGTCGCACCGATCTCGGCGGGCTCAGTAGGATTACAACGTGGTCAAGTGACCAATGGAATTCGTGAG tTGATTCTCTGCAAGGATGCAAACAAAAAGGTTGGACTTCGCGCACAGGCTATCAACAAGGGAGTATTTGTGGCCCTAGTAGTTAAGAACAGTCCGGCAGCTTTGGCAGGTCTTAGGTTTGGAGATCAAATTCTGCAAATCAATGGAACTGTTGTGGCTGGCTTCTCGGACGATGACGTACACAAGCTGCTGAAAAAAAGTGCAAGCAACAATATTTCGCTGGTGGTGCGAGATCGACCCTTCGAAAGGGCTATTACTCTTCACAAAGACAGCGCTGGCAATGTTGGTTTTCAGTTCAATAATGGTGCAATTACTGCGATAGTGAAGGATTCTTCTGCTGCACGAAACGGACTTTTAATTGACCATCAAATTCTGGAAATAAATGGCCAGAACGTGATAGAATTGAAGGACAAAGAAATAAGTCAGCTGATTAGCACAGGCGGACAGATCATAACGATAACCATTATACCTACTATCATATACAATATTATGATGAAAAAGCTTCCGACCTCGTTCATCAAAGGAAAAATGGATCATTCAGTACCAGACTTTTAA